From a region of the Arvicanthis niloticus isolate mArvNil1 chromosome 6, mArvNil1.pat.X, whole genome shotgun sequence genome:
- the LOC117710292 gene encoding polyunsaturated fatty acid lipoxygenase ALOX15B-like yields the protein MAKFRLRVSTGEACGAGTWDKVSVSIVGTHGESPLVPLDHLGKEFNAGAEEDFEVTLPHDVGAVLMLRVHKAPPEAPLPLLSLPPDAWFCCWFQLEWLPGAALRFPCYQWLEGAGELVLREGAAKVSWQDHHPVLQDQRQKELETRQKMYSWKTYIEGWPHCLDHETVKDLDLNIKYSAMKNAKFFFKAHSAIAELKFKGLLDRTGLWRSLREMRRMFNFHKTPAAEYVFAHWQEDAFFASQFLNGLNPVLIRRCHSLPKNFPVTDEMVAPVLGPGTSLQAELEKGSLFLVDHGILSGVQTNVINGKPQFSAAPMTLLYQSSGSGPLLPIAVQLKQTPGPDNPIFLPSDDKWDWLLAKTWVRNAEFSIHEPVTHLLQAHLIPEVFALATLRQLPQCHPLFKVSGSTSWLKPDMVAHTF from the exons ATGGCTAAATTCAGGCTGAGAGTATCCACCGGGGAGGCCTGTGGAGCTGGCACATGGGACAAAGTGTCTGTCAGCATCGTGGGAACCCACGGAGAGAGCCCCTTAGTACCTCTGGACCATCTGGGCAAGGAGTTCAACGCTGGTGCT GAAGAAGACTTCGAGGTGACACTCCCCCACGACGTTGGCGCTGTACTGATGCTGCGAGTACACAAGGCACCCCCGGAGGCGCCCCTCCCTctgctgtctctccctcctgaTGCCTGGTTCTGCTGCTGGTTCCAGCTGGAGTGGCTACCTGGGGCTGCACTTCGCTTCCCCTGTTATCAGTGGCTGGAAGGGGCAGGGGAGCTGGTGCTGAGAGAGGGAgcag CCAAGGTGTCCTGGCAAGACCACCACCCTGTACTGCAGGATCAGCGCCAGAAGGAGCTGGAGACCAGGCAGAAGATGTACAG CTGGAAGACATACATCGAAGGCTGGCCTCACTGCCTTGACCACGAGACTGTGAAAGACTTGGACCTCAACATCAAGTATTCTGCGATGAAAAACGCCAAATTCTTCTTTAAAGCCCACTCTGC GATTGCAGAGCTGAAATTCAAAGGGCTCCTGGACCGCACGGGACTCTGGAGGAGTCTGAGGGAGATGAGAAGGATGTTTAACTTCCATAAGACTCCAGCAGCAG AGTATGTGTTTGCACACTGGCAGGAAGATGCCTTCTTCGCCTCCCAGTTCCTAAATGGCCTCAACCCAGTCCTGATTCGCCGCTGCCACAGCCTCCCAAAGAACTTCCCTGTCACTGATGAAATGGTGGCCCCAGTGCTAGGCCCTGGGACCAGTCTGCAGGCTGAGTTGGAG AAGGGCTCCCTGTTCTTGGTGGACCATGGCATTCTTTCTGGAGTCCAAACCAATGTCATCAATGGAAAGCCTCAGTTCTCTGCAGCCCCAATGACCCTATTATACCAGAGCTCAGGGTCCGGACCCCTGCTCCCCATCGCCGTCCAG CTCAAACAGACTCCTGGGCCAGACAACCCCATCTTCCTGCCCAGCGATGACAAGTGGGACTGGCTACTGGCCAAGACCTGGGTGCGCAATGCTGAGTTTTCCATCCATGAGCCTGTCACGCATCTTCTGCAGGCCCACCTGATTCCAGAAGTGTTTGCCTTGGCCACACTGCGCCAGCTGCCCCAATGTCACCCTCTCTTCAAGGTCAGTGGCTCAACAAGTTGGctcaagccagacatggtagcacacaccttttaa